The DNA segment GAAAAATGTGCCGTTCTGCTCGCTCTTTGATTCAGAGGGGtagggttaaatgtggaagacatatTTTGGtcaaatgcattcagttgtgcaactgactcgGCATCCGCTTTCCCTGTATGAAATGTGTATTTGAATTTCTCATCACAGCATATAATCTGAGACTtaactccacctctccctctcatcttcaGGTGAATGGCATAGACATCAGCAATGTGCCCCACTGCTACGCCCTGGCCACACTCAAACAGCCTTGCCAGCTGCTGCGACTCACAGTGCTGAGAGAGCAGCGCCACCGTTACCGCTCACACTCGGGGCACCACGGGCACCCTCACGACGCAGCCGGGGGCTACCCGCCTCATGGCCTCCCCCATGGCCAGCCCTTGAGGGACGACAGCATCCACGTGGTCCTGGCTAAGAGCACCCCAGAGGAGCAGCTGGGCATCAAGCTGGTGAGACGACCAGAGGAACATGGAGTCTTTATCTTCCACCTGCTGGAGGGCGGCCTGGCGGAACATGACGGGCAGCTCAGCGTCAACGACCGCATCCTCGCCATCAACGGACACGACCTGCACTACGGAGCACCAGAACATGCCGCTTTACTCATCCAGGTAAGTCtgcaggggttagaggttagggagCAGTGGTAGGTTGTGGTTTACAATGGTTGGTAATGGTATGTATTTCTTGGCTCTGGGTCCTGTGATATTATGGCTAATAGTGGCGTGTAGTTCTGGTTAATTGCACTCTGTTGGCTGGCTTTGTCCCTGTCCATTGCGGTTAATTGTGGTTAAttgttgtgtgtctgtggtcGACTGGGTGCTGCTCTACTGCTTGGCTGAGGCTCTGCTTCCTGGTGGATGCTAGGTAATTGCAGTGGTGTGTTTCTGGTTGACTGTGGGATGTAGCTGTAGCTGTGCTCTCTGGGTTTTTGTCTGAGGAGACTGGTTTGCTCTTGGGGTTCTCTGAGGACCCAACATGGCACACAGCAGACTGTT comes from the Oncorhynchus masou masou isolate Uvic2021 unplaced genomic scaffold, UVic_Omas_1.1 unplaced_scaffold_9829, whole genome shotgun sequence genome and includes:
- the LOC135538564 gene encoding E3 ubiquitin-protein ligase LNX-like, which gives rise to MILKVNGIDISNVPHCYALATLKQPCQLLRLTVLREQRHRYRSHSGHHGHPHDAAGGYPPHGLPHGQPLRDDSIHVVLAKSTPEEQLGIKLVRRPEEHGVFIFHLLEGGLAEHDGQLSVNDRILAINGHDLHYGAPEHAALLIQVSLQGLEVREQW